The Hippocampus zosterae strain Florida chromosome 20, ASM2543408v3, whole genome shotgun sequence genome contains a region encoding:
- the fzd8a gene encoding frizzled-8a, with protein sequence MEPDLFGIYLLLSLALLPRSSGTTAKEITCQEIAVPLCKGIGYNYTYMPNQFNHDTQDEAGLEVHQFWPLVEIQCSPDLKFFLCSMYTPICLEDYKKPLPPCRSVCERARAGCAPLMRQYGFPWPDRMKCDLLPVLGNPDTLCMDYNRTDSTTVSPVLPKPTNHPAKGFNPPKMKPGRPSPPRKYKPAAGACEAGCKCLEPMVPVNTERHPLYNRVKTGQITNCAMPCHSPYFTHDERAFTAFWIGLWSVLCFVSTSATVATFLIDMERFKYPERPIIFLSACYMFVSVGYIVRLIAGHEKVACSRDLDVEHIHYETTGPALCTVVFLLIYFFGMASSIWWVILSLTWFLAAGMKWGNEAIASYSQYFHLAAWLIPSMKSIAVLALSSVDGDSVAGICYVGNQNLDNLRGFVLAPLVIYLFIGTMFLLAGFVSLFRIRNVIKQGGTKTDKLERLMIRIGVFTVLYTVPATIIVACYFYEQHNRQNWEVTHNCSNCLHEKDRSRPDYAVFMLKYFMCLLVGITSGVWIWSGKTLDSWRTFCTRCCWGSKATSGSMYSDVSTGLTWRSGTASSVSCPKQMPLSQV encoded by the coding sequence ATGGAGCCCGACCTGTTTGGGATTTACCTGCTCCTCTCTCTCGCCCTCCTGCCCAGATCCAGCGGCACCACCGCTAAGGAGATCACCTGCCAGGAAATAGCCGTGCCCCTATGTAAAGGTATCGGCTACAATTACACCTACATGCCCAACCAATTCAACCACGACACGCAGGACGAAGCGGGACTGGAAGTCCATCAGttctggcctctggtggagatCCAGTGCTCGCCCGATCTCAAGTTCTTCCTTTGCAGTATGTACACGCCGATCTGTCTGGAGGACTACAAAAAGCCGCTGCCGCCATGCAGGAGCGTGTGCGAGAGAGCCCGTGCCGGCTGCGCGCCCCTCATGAGGCAGTACGGCTTTCCATGGCCGGACCGCATGAAATGTGATCTGCTGCCGGTGCTGGGCAACCCCGACACGCTTTGCATGGACTATAACAGAACAGACTCGACCACCGTGTCGCCCGTCCTCCCCAAGCCCACTAACCATCCCGCGAAGGGCTTCAACCCACCCAAAATGAAGCCAGGTAGACCGAGCCCACCTCGGAAGTACAAGCCGGCCGCGGGCGCCTGCGAGGCGGGTTGCAAATGCTTGGAGCCGATGGTGCCGGTCAACACGGAGCGCCACCCGCTGTACAACCGCGTGAAAACGGGCCAGATTACCAACTGTGCCATGCCTTGCCACAGTCCCTATTTTACGCACGACGAGAGGGCTTTCACGGCCTTCTGGATCGGGTTGTGGTCCGTGCTGTGCTTTGTGTCAACTTCTGCCACGGTCGCCACCTTCCTCATAGACATGGAGCGCTTCAAGTACCCGGAGAGGCCCATCATCTTCCTCTCCGCCTGCTACATGTTTGTATCCGTCGGCTACATCGTCAGGCTCATCGCCGGGCATGAGAAGGTGGCCTGCAGCAGAGACTTGGACGTGGAGCACATCCATTACGAGACCACGGGACCCGCACTGTGCACGGTGGTCTTCCTCCTCATTTACTTCTTTGGCATGGCCAGCTCCATCTGGTGGGTCATCTTGTCGCTGACTTGGTTCCTGGCAGCTGGGATGAAGTGGGGCAACGAAGCCATCGCCAGCTATTCCCAGTACTTCCATTTGGCAGCGTGGCTCATCCCCAGCATGAAGTCAATCGCGGTCCTGGCTCTGAGTTCTGTGGACGGGGACTCGGTGGCCGGGATCTGCTACGTGGGCAACCAGAACCTTGACAACCTGCGTGGTTTTGTCCTAGCCCCTctggtgatttatttattcattggtACCATGTTCCTTTTGGCTGGATTTGTGTCCTTGTTCAGGATCCGCAATGTCATTAAGCAAGGCGGCACCAAGACTGACAAACTTGAAAGGCTCATGATCAGAATCGGGGTCTTCACGGTGCTGTACACGGTTCCGGCCACCATCATAGTGGCATGTTATTTCTACGAGCAGCACAATAGGCAGAACTGGGAGGTGACCCACAACTGCTCCAACTGTTTACACGAGAAGGACCGCAGCCGGCCGGACTACGCCGTCTTCATGTTAAAGTACTTCATGTGCCTTCTGGTGGGCATCACGTCCGGAGTGTGGATCTGGTCGGGCAAGACTTTAGACTCTTGGAGGACTTTCTGCACCAGGTGCTGTTGGGGTAGCAAGGCCACCAGCGGCTCCATGTACAGCGACGTGAGTACGGGCCTGACGTGGAGGTCGGGCACGGCCAGCTCCGTGTCTTGCCCCAAGCAGATGCCATTGTCGCAGGTTTga